The following coding sequences lie in one Camelus bactrianus isolate YW-2024 breed Bactrian camel chromosome 8, ASM4877302v1, whole genome shotgun sequence genomic window:
- the POU3F2 gene encoding POU domain, class 3, transcription factor 2 produces MATAASNHYSLLTSSASIVHAEPPGGMQQGAGGYREAQSLVQGDYGALQSNGHPLSHAHQWITALSHGGGGGGGGGGGGGGGGGGGGGDGSPWSTSPLGQPDIKPSVVVQQGGRGDELHGPGSLQQQQQQHQQQQQQQQQQQQQQQQQQQRPPHLVHHAANHHPGPGAWRSAAAAAHLPPSMGASNGGLLYSQPSFTVNGMLGAGGQPAGLHHHGLRDAHDESHHADHHPHPHSHPHQQPPPPPPPQGPPGHPGAHHDPHSDEDTPTSDDLEQFAKQFKQRRIKLGFTQADVGLALGTLYGNVFSQTTICRFEALQLSFKNMCKLKPLLNKWLEEADSSSGSPTSIDKIAAQGRKRKKRTSIEVSVKGALESHFLKCPKPSAQEITSLADSLQLEKEVVRVWFCNRRQKEKRMTPPGGTLPGAEDVYGGSRDTPPHHGVQTPVQ; encoded by the coding sequence ATGGCGACCGCAGCGTCTAACCACTACAGCCTGCTCACCTCCAGCGCCTCCATCGTGCACGCCGAGCCGCCGGGCGGCATGCAGCAGGGCGCGGGGGGCTACCGTGAGGCGCAGAGCCTGGTGCAGGGCGACTACGGCGCGCTGCAGAGCAACGGGCACCCGCTCAGCCACGCTCACCAGTGGATCACCGCGCTGTcccacggcggcggcggcgggggcggtggcggcggcggcgggggcgggggtggcggcgggggcggcggcgacGGCTCCCCGTGGTCCACCAGCCCCTTGGGCCAGCCGGACATCAAGCCCTCGGTGGTGGTCCAGCAGGGCGGCCGAGGAGACGAGTTGCACGGGCCGGGctccctgcagcagcagcagcagcagcaccagcagcagcagcagcaacagcagcagcagcagcagcaacagcagcagcagcagcagcggccgCCGCATCTGGTGCACCACGCCGCCAACCATCACCCGGGGCCCGGGGCATGGCGGagcgcggcggccgcggcgcaCCTCCCGCCCTCCATGGGAGCGTCCAACGGCGGCTTGCTCTACTCGCAGCCCAGCTTCACCGTGAACGGCATGCTGGGCGCCGGCGGGCAGCCGGCCGGGCTGCACCACCACGGCCTGCGGGACGCGCACGACGAGTCGCACCACGCCGACCACCACCCGCACCCGCATTCGCACCCGCACCAGCAGCCACCGCCCCCGCCACCCCCGCAGGGCCCGCCAGGCCACCCCGGCGCGCACCACGACCCGCACTCGGATGAGGACACGCCGACCTCGGATGACCTGGAGCAGTTCGCCAAGCAGTTCAAGCAGCGGCGGATCAAACTGGGATTTACCCAAGCGGACGTGGGGCTGGCACTGGGCACCCTGTACGGCAACGTGTTCTCGCAGACCACCATATGCAGGTTTGAGGCCCTGCAGCTAAGCTTCAAGAACATGTGCAAGCTGAAGCCTTTGTTGAACAAGTGGTTGGAGGAGGCGGACTCATCCTCGGGCAGCCCCACGAGCATAGACAAGATTGCAGCGCAGGGGCGCAAGAGGAAAAAGCGGACCTCCATCGAGGTGAGCGTCAAGGGGGCTCTGGAGAGCCATTTCCTCAAATGCCCCAAGCCCTCGGCCCAGGAGATCACCTCCCTCGCGGACAGCTTACAGCTGGAGAAGGAGGTGGTGAGAGTTTGGTTTTGTaacaggagacagaaagagaaaaggatgaCCCCTCCCGGAGGGACTCTGCCGGGCGCCGAGGATGTGTACGGGGGGAGTAGGGACACGCCACCACACCACGGGGTGCAGACACCCGTCCAGTGA